One segment of Leptospirillum ferrooxidans C2-3 DNA contains the following:
- the thiL gene encoding thiamine-phosphate kinase: MKERDLIDRIVSKLPPSPPEILHGIGDDTALLRVRESSDLLVTTDSQREGVHFRWDWMTPEEVGYRLVVVNASDVYSKGGKPFSAFVTLALPSGFSEATVDKLYDGILAGCLEFGAYLSGGDISRTTGGVDLTMTLLGMVPKDQFIPRNGLVHGDRIYSIGRPGFARAGYLALSRGDFSEKLSEPIATFKRPRTFPSFPSWFLKHPFLSASMDSSDGLGQALSSLARSSGVSIVLDSAPDLDYLSPVANVLSVDPRKLALEGGEDYDLVVGVSEDKAKEFESVARDLFHDQSHDQVTYWGRVDSSGVAGAVVTDGTYDIWDWGFDHVGG; encoded by the coding sequence GTGAAGGAGCGTGACCTCATTGATCGGATCGTTTCAAAATTGCCTCCATCTCCTCCGGAAATCCTTCATGGAATTGGTGATGATACAGCCCTCTTGAGAGTGCGGGAGTCCTCTGACCTGCTGGTGACAACCGACAGTCAGCGGGAAGGGGTCCATTTTCGTTGGGACTGGATGACACCCGAAGAGGTAGGGTATCGTCTTGTCGTTGTGAATGCCAGTGATGTGTATTCCAAGGGGGGGAAACCTTTTTCCGCATTTGTGACACTGGCTCTTCCATCCGGGTTTTCTGAGGCAACAGTTGACAAGCTTTACGACGGGATCCTTGCTGGGTGCCTTGAGTTTGGAGCATATCTGTCGGGAGGAGACATCTCTCGGACAACGGGTGGTGTCGACCTCACCATGACACTTTTGGGAATGGTTCCAAAAGATCAATTTATTCCCAGAAATGGACTCGTTCATGGGGACAGAATCTATTCGATTGGTCGCCCGGGGTTTGCCAGAGCAGGTTATCTTGCCCTATCAAGGGGAGATTTTTCAGAAAAGTTATCAGAGCCAATCGCGACCTTCAAACGTCCCCGTACCTTTCCGTCTTTCCCTTCTTGGTTTTTGAAACATCCGTTTCTGTCGGCCTCGATGGATTCATCTGATGGTCTTGGACAAGCGCTTTCTTCCTTGGCCCGTTCTTCAGGTGTCTCGATTGTTCTGGATTCTGCACCCGATCTGGATTATTTATCTCCTGTAGCCAATGTGCTGTCTGTTGATCCCAGGAAACTTGCACTGGAGGGAGGAGAGGACTATGACTTGGTTGTGGGCGTTTCTGAGGACAAGGCCAAAGAGTTTGAATCGGTCGCCAGGGACCTATTCCATGATCAGTCCCATGATCAGGTCACTTATTGGGGAAGAGTCGATTCTTCCGGAGTGGCTGGAGCAGTCGTGACAGATGGAACATATGACATTTGGGATTGGGGATTTGACCATGTTGGGGGTTAA
- the coaE gene encoding dephospho-CoA kinase (Dephospho-CoA kinase (CoaE) performs the final step in coenzyme A biosynthesis.) has protein sequence MSKVIGLTGGIASGKSHVAAAFVRKNIPVVSADLLAREAVKPGSEGLLAVSRAFPEEMSSDGSINRQLLGRKIFHDPPSRILLEKILHPIIRQLYLKRKEALSKENPVIVYEVPLLFESGANKEVDLCVVVDVPESLQLSRLMERDGLSEKESLLRIRSQMPRADRLQLADRVIEGNLSRVSLDSVIEDLIHQVLSGK, from the coding sequence TTGTCGAAGGTCATCGGACTGACCGGCGGGATCGCTTCTGGCAAATCCCACGTTGCCGCGGCATTTGTCCGGAAAAACATTCCTGTCGTAAGTGCCGATCTCTTGGCGAGAGAAGCCGTCAAGCCCGGATCAGAGGGACTGTTGGCTGTTTCCAGGGCCTTTCCGGAGGAAATGTCTTCAGACGGATCGATCAATCGTCAGTTGTTGGGCAGGAAGATCTTTCATGATCCACCGTCACGGATCCTGCTTGAAAAAATACTCCATCCGATTATTCGTCAGTTGTATTTGAAAAGAAAAGAAGCGTTGTCAAAAGAAAATCCGGTCATTGTCTATGAGGTTCCCCTTTTGTTTGAAAGTGGCGCAAACAAGGAGGTGGACCTTTGCGTTGTGGTCGATGTTCCGGAATCCCTGCAGCTTAGTCGCCTCATGGAGCGCGATGGCCTTTCGGAGAAAGAGTCCCTGTTGCGGATCAGAAGCCAGATGCCGAGGGCAGATCGTCTGCAGTTGGCAGATCGGGTGATTGAGGGTAATCTTTCAAGGGTGTCCCTGGACTCGGTAATTGAAGATCTCATTCACCAAGTTCTTTCCGGGAAATGA
- a CDS encoding OmpA family protein produces MNSKKSLLAMSILVAGILVAGGCSSTGGSSTSTPAAETQNTAPAPAPAATESAAQTAQDEVNQTLSKDITYGFDKAVLTASDRESLKKDAKVLNANPSVKVVIAGHADERGTDTYNIVLGQKRAKAAMMYLVHMGISKKRIKIVSYGKRSIPGYDTCSDHTESCWQANRIAHFMKITM; encoded by the coding sequence ATGAATTCAAAGAAATCTCTTCTCGCAATGTCCATCCTCGTTGCCGGTATTCTTGTTGCCGGAGGTTGCTCTTCAACCGGTGGATCATCCACTTCAACCCCGGCAGCAGAGACCCAGAACACTGCCCCGGCTCCTGCTCCTGCTGCCACTGAAAGCGCAGCCCAGACAGCTCAGGATGAAGTCAATCAGACTCTCTCCAAGGACATCACCTATGGTTTTGATAAAGCTGTCCTGACTGCTTCCGATCGGGAATCACTCAAGAAGGATGCAAAAGTCCTTAACGCCAACCCATCAGTCAAGGTTGTCATTGCCGGTCATGCCGACGAGCGCGGAACCGATACATACAACATTGTTCTTGGTCAAAAACGCGCCAAAGCAGCAATGATGTACCTCGTGCACATGGGCATCAGCAAAAAACGTATCAAGATTGTCTCCTACGGCAAAAGATCCATCCCTGGTTATGATACCTGCTCTGACCATACTGAATCCTGCTGGCAGGCAAATCGTATTGCCCATTTCATGAAAATCACCATGTAA
- the rnr gene encoding ribonuclease R — translation MDLLEGNENHSGEESFRDSLLSFLKETPSVPVREEILLEKLKKGRKSLKLIRSAMDSLLKDGAILQVPGAGLALKERLPTVTKPFQAHPDGYGFVLVGDGQPDLFIPAGMTKGAMHQDTVEAVRTGTDRRGRQEGVILSVVDRARTSVVGTVHKFGANTIVRPRDAKLKADFILEPSEPPVQYSEGDLVVLEITSYPDSLNSPRGRILAQLGQAGDPKIDTEIVMASFGLSEVFPSDVVHEAERVAQETPIAPGDHREDFRDWDIVTIDGDNARDFDDALSLVRLKDGSFEVGIHIADVATYVREGTSLDKEAFRRGTSVYFPDRVVPMFPEVLSNGVLSLKPDEDRLARSVVLRLDPHTAEVLDSRITLSVIRSRMRMTYSKVHDVLRGANEDARYTPWTSLLSELWSVAQILRKKRFLGGSLDFDLPEPEIILDLRGHPIDIVRSPRYLSHQLIEEFMLLANQVVAKELVIRWGGGIFRVHEAPSIERISDLNLFLGALGLAMPIKEGEVPTSKTLSRVLEATRGTVQEKMVHFSVLRSLKQARYDVKPLGHFGLAMSDYTHFTSPIRRYPDLVVHRLLGADRSKPLKDSVKTDISKAASHSSERERAAVDAERMSIDFKRIRFLGDHVGEVFSGVISGVAGFGFFVELDDTPVEGMVPVSSLSDDYYVFQEKHHSLRGERTRKVYRIGDPVSVRIMRVDLERLKCELALEGMEESAGRRRKKTEPTLAAGLVATKPKTESPDGKKSRRGRKGRRRKKV, via the coding sequence GTGGATCTATTGGAAGGGAATGAAAATCATTCTGGGGAGGAGTCTTTCAGGGATTCTCTTCTATCGTTTTTAAAGGAAACACCTTCTGTCCCGGTTAGGGAGGAAATTCTCCTTGAAAAATTGAAGAAAGGGAGAAAATCCTTGAAATTGATCCGGTCTGCCATGGATTCACTTCTTAAAGATGGGGCCATCCTCCAGGTTCCTGGTGCCGGTTTGGCCTTGAAAGAACGGCTTCCTACAGTGACCAAACCATTTCAGGCTCATCCGGACGGGTATGGGTTTGTTCTGGTTGGAGATGGACAGCCCGACCTTTTTATTCCGGCAGGAATGACCAAAGGAGCAATGCATCAGGACACCGTGGAGGCTGTGAGGACAGGAACTGACCGCCGAGGCCGCCAGGAGGGAGTGATCCTTTCTGTGGTTGATCGGGCCAGGACCTCTGTGGTGGGTACAGTACATAAGTTCGGAGCAAATACGATCGTTCGGCCTCGGGATGCAAAGCTCAAGGCCGATTTTATTCTGGAGCCAAGCGAACCACCCGTCCAGTATTCCGAGGGTGATCTGGTTGTTCTGGAGATTACCTCATATCCTGATTCGCTGAATTCCCCCCGGGGTCGAATTTTGGCTCAGTTGGGGCAGGCAGGTGATCCGAAGATCGATACGGAGATCGTTATGGCCTCCTTCGGTTTGTCGGAGGTGTTTCCTTCGGATGTTGTTCATGAGGCCGAGCGGGTAGCTCAGGAAACACCGATTGCTCCTGGAGATCATCGGGAAGATTTCAGGGATTGGGATATTGTCACGATCGATGGGGATAATGCTCGGGATTTTGACGATGCCCTTTCTCTGGTCAGATTGAAGGATGGTTCTTTTGAGGTCGGTATACATATTGCGGATGTTGCAACTTATGTTCGCGAGGGAACGTCCCTGGACAAGGAAGCTTTCCGTCGGGGGACGAGTGTTTATTTCCCGGACAGGGTGGTTCCCATGTTTCCGGAGGTCCTCTCAAATGGTGTCCTTTCCCTGAAGCCAGATGAGGACCGGCTTGCCCGAAGCGTTGTCTTGAGGCTCGATCCGCATACTGCAGAAGTTCTCGACTCCAGGATCACTTTGTCTGTGATCAGAAGTCGTATGAGAATGACCTATTCAAAGGTCCATGATGTTCTTCGGGGGGCAAATGAAGACGCCCGGTATACTCCTTGGACATCTCTTCTCTCTGAACTCTGGTCTGTTGCCCAGATTTTGAGAAAAAAACGATTTTTAGGCGGAAGCCTTGATTTTGATCTTCCTGAACCTGAAATCATCCTTGATCTGAGGGGTCACCCAATCGATATCGTTCGTTCGCCCAGATATCTTTCCCACCAGTTGATTGAAGAATTCATGCTGTTAGCCAATCAGGTCGTTGCCAAAGAATTGGTGATCAGATGGGGTGGAGGAATCTTCCGGGTGCATGAGGCGCCTTCTATTGAGCGGATTTCGGATCTGAATCTCTTTTTGGGTGCCCTTGGTCTTGCCATGCCCATCAAGGAAGGTGAGGTTCCCACTTCAAAAACCCTTTCCAGGGTTCTTGAAGCCACCAGAGGGACCGTTCAGGAGAAAATGGTTCACTTTTCAGTTCTGAGATCTTTGAAACAGGCTCGTTATGATGTAAAGCCACTGGGCCATTTCGGTCTTGCCATGAGTGATTACACTCATTTCACCTCTCCAATTCGTCGCTATCCGGATCTTGTCGTCCATAGACTTCTTGGTGCCGACCGGTCCAAGCCGTTGAAAGATTCGGTCAAGACCGATATTTCAAAAGCCGCATCTCATTCTTCAGAACGGGAACGTGCCGCAGTCGATGCAGAAAGAATGTCGATTGACTTCAAGCGCATCCGATTCCTGGGAGATCATGTTGGAGAGGTTTTTTCAGGGGTCATCTCGGGTGTTGCCGGGTTTGGATTCTTTGTTGAACTTGATGATACTCCGGTGGAGGGGATGGTTCCCGTTTCTTCGTTATCGGATGATTATTATGTTTTTCAGGAAAAGCATCATAGCCTGAGAGGGGAGAGGACGCGAAAAGTTTACCGAATAGGGGATCCTGTCTCAGTGAGGATCATGCGTGTTGATCTTGAACGTCTCAAGTGTGAACTTGCCCTTGAAGGAATGGAGGAGTCTGCAGGAAGGCGAAGGAAAAAAACGGAGCCTACCCTTGCTGCTGGACTGGTGGCAACAAAACCTAAGACAGAGAGTCCCGATGGGAAAAAAAGCCGACGGGGGAGAAAAGGCCGTCGGAGAAAAAAAGTCTGA
- a CDS encoding sll1863 family stress response protein, whose amino-acid sequence MDSKEAYKQKLNAQIKEWNAQINLLNAKIENKGADMKLKYSKELDALKEKQDDVLQKIKELDESTTENWEKIKVTADQMLSDLKTGLNNAISRLK is encoded by the coding sequence ATGGACTCAAAAGAAGCTTACAAACAAAAACTAAATGCCCAGATCAAAGAGTGGAATGCTCAAATCAACCTATTGAATGCCAAGATCGAGAACAAGGGAGCAGACATGAAGCTCAAGTATTCCAAAGAACTCGATGCACTCAAAGAAAAACAGGATGATGTCCTTCAGAAAATAAAAGAGCTCGATGAATCCACCACAGAGAACTGGGAAAAGATTAAAGTGACGGCAGATCAAATGCTGTCTGACCTCAAGACAGGATTGAACAACGCCATTTCCAGACTTAAATAA
- a CDS encoding OmpA family protein produces the protein MTFSPIRFIPTLVLVFFLAACSHQELTSIAPGPDDKNKIPGVEVNGRAHPFVGLEKTQTSQQVYEVPTPKPLPAPIPKAKPAPSLALQKEIYFLPNSASIAPSARAVVKTWVNDILSKHLNKVLLIGHTDPSGKEFLNRKLSLKRAAAVRWMIKKMGVKNVKIYLRAVGPKPVDGFHRCKAKNWKCYARSRAVRFIELGAPKKSSP, from the coding sequence ATGACATTTTCCCCCATTCGTTTTATTCCAACGCTAGTTCTCGTCTTTTTCCTCGCAGCCTGTAGCCATCAGGAACTCACATCAATCGCTCCCGGTCCTGACGACAAGAATAAAATTCCTGGAGTTGAGGTCAATGGAAGAGCTCATCCTTTTGTTGGACTGGAAAAAACACAGACATCACAACAAGTCTATGAAGTTCCCACTCCAAAACCCCTTCCAGCCCCAATCCCCAAAGCCAAGCCTGCCCCATCTCTCGCCCTTCAAAAAGAAATCTATTTTCTCCCCAATAGCGCATCGATTGCCCCGTCAGCAAGAGCAGTTGTCAAGACATGGGTGAATGATATTTTATCCAAACATCTGAATAAAGTTCTTTTGATTGGCCATACGGATCCATCCGGAAAAGAGTTTTTAAACAGGAAACTCTCACTAAAGAGGGCGGCAGCTGTTCGATGGATGATCAAAAAAATGGGTGTGAAAAATGTCAAGATTTACTTGAGGGCCGTCGGTCCCAAACCGGTAGACGGATTTCACCGTTGTAAGGCAAAAAACTGGAAGTGTTATGCCAGAAGCAGGGCTGTTCGATTTATCGAGCTTGGTGCTCCGAAGAAATCTTCCCCTTGA
- a CDS encoding DUF2062 domain-containing protein encodes MLGVNGANWKAKLRELVLAQPDPHKVALSLAIGCSAAFLPPFGFHTVLVIAVASLLKTGVPLAVLGTWINNPWTFIPIFLPAYVIEIEIGEHLLRENTVFPSLRALSKMPTSAIIAQVKLVLWPFICGSLIASVLVFLVTYLLTRVFIRFKGKISSEHQAR; translated from the coding sequence ATGTTGGGGGTTAATGGAGCGAACTGGAAAGCAAAGCTTCGTGAACTGGTTCTCGCCCAGCCTGATCCACATAAAGTGGCACTCTCTCTCGCGATTGGCTGTTCTGCAGCGTTTTTGCCGCCCTTTGGATTTCATACAGTCTTGGTGATAGCTGTCGCATCTCTCCTGAAAACAGGAGTCCCTTTGGCTGTTCTTGGTACATGGATCAACAACCCGTGGACGTTTATTCCAATTTTCCTACCAGCATATGTGATCGAGATAGAAATAGGGGAACACCTTCTCCGGGAGAATACGGTATTCCCCTCTCTCCGGGCTTTGTCCAAAATGCCAACTTCTGCCATTATCGCCCAAGTGAAGCTGGTTCTTTGGCCATTCATTTGCGGGTCATTGATCGCTTCCGTTCTCGTCTTTCTTGTAACTTACCTGTTGACCCGCGTTTTTATTCGTTTCAAGGGGAAGATTTCTTCGGAGCACCAAGCTCGATAA
- the polA gene encoding DNA polymerase I, which yields MNQSPRGTRSANPGDLTWASVLPKNTLYLLDGFGYIFRAYHSRVDFTTSKGCPTGAFTVFANMLLSVVRDFNPAYLGVIFEGQGKSVRSEILPQIKANRPSPPDDFLVQIPYIERLIAGLGISTVSVDGYEADDVIATLAHRWIDQADGDSHVVVMSADKDLLNVVSDHVTVFDPMTKKRFGVSQVIDRWGVLPSQIPDLLALMGDTSDNIPGVPGVGPVTAAKLLGQSGDGVEELLSRIESVTPPRIRDLLVANREQILLSKKVTILHDRLPIEASADSLSLSSPDLPSLEALLKELEAPALWTRIRSLENKDSQTRSKSSDPSETLPSSSGRERSHTLSSGGLSGKHGIDPVSPNEIWYHGPDQSLLFSKSDLTGLQKILTALSEPVWVSDSMLLHRQWPELILPEVGFDLVLAAYLLDPGHREDSLAVIASRHFLNVDGERRELVSSLYPLLYEEISRFHLLPVLLKIEVPLSGVLSRMERFGVSIDKKQLEALRHLLSGRLSALEKEVHELAGESFLILSPKQVARILFEKLALPTARKGKTGYSTDEETLESLREKHPLPGMILEYRQLSKLLSTYVEGISSKMDENGRLHGQFHQTVTATGRLSSSDPNLQNIPIRSELGLEIRKCFVAPPGSLLLSADYSQIELRLLAHMSGDASLVEAFTQGEDIHSNTARRLFGEPVTPDSRRRAKTVNFGILYGMSSYSLSQSLGVTASESKEVIDRYFATYPGIEPFFSSILDEARKTGMVRTISGRIRRIPEVHSSDRRLREYGERMAVNTVLQGSAADLIKKSMVELSGRLDAIPDKGANLLIQVHDELLLEVPSSRVEEMSVLLKDVMEKAFDLKVPLVVSTGWGKNWVDAHPA from the coding sequence GGGGCACCCGCTCCGCCAACCCTGGGGATTTGACCTGGGCCAGTGTTCTTCCCAAAAACACCCTTTATCTTCTCGACGGTTTTGGGTATATCTTCCGGGCCTATCACAGTCGGGTTGACTTCACGACTTCCAAGGGTTGTCCTACAGGTGCGTTCACTGTTTTTGCCAATATGCTCCTGTCCGTTGTCAGAGACTTCAATCCAGCTTATCTGGGGGTGATCTTTGAAGGTCAGGGCAAGAGTGTCAGGTCAGAGATTCTCCCTCAAATCAAAGCGAACCGTCCTTCCCCTCCTGATGATTTTCTGGTCCAGATCCCCTATATCGAACGATTGATCGCTGGACTTGGGATTTCCACGGTGTCTGTTGACGGGTATGAGGCAGATGATGTCATTGCGACACTGGCACACCGGTGGATTGACCAGGCTGACGGAGATTCTCATGTCGTTGTCATGTCGGCGGACAAGGATCTTTTGAATGTTGTCTCCGATCATGTAACGGTTTTTGATCCGATGACGAAAAAGCGTTTTGGTGTTTCCCAGGTGATCGATCGCTGGGGTGTTCTACCGTCACAAATTCCGGACCTTCTCGCATTGATGGGAGATACCTCGGACAATATTCCTGGTGTTCCCGGTGTTGGTCCTGTAACGGCGGCAAAACTGCTGGGGCAATCCGGTGACGGCGTTGAAGAGCTCTTATCCCGCATAGAGTCCGTGACGCCTCCCAGAATCAGGGATCTTTTGGTTGCCAACAGGGAGCAGATCCTTTTGAGTAAAAAGGTGACGATCCTTCATGATCGTCTTCCGATAGAAGCTTCTGCTGATTCGCTGTCCCTGTCCTCTCCAGATCTGCCATCTCTTGAAGCTCTTTTAAAAGAACTTGAGGCTCCGGCACTTTGGACGCGTATCCGATCGTTGGAAAATAAGGATAGCCAAACCCGTTCCAAATCGTCTGACCCTTCAGAGACTCTTCCGAGCTCTTCCGGCAGGGAGAGATCTCATACGCTTTCTTCCGGGGGGCTTTCCGGAAAACACGGTATAGATCCGGTCTCCCCGAATGAAATCTGGTATCACGGCCCGGATCAATCCCTTTTGTTTTCCAAATCAGATCTTACCGGCCTGCAAAAAATCTTGACAGCTCTTTCCGAACCGGTCTGGGTATCGGATAGTATGCTTCTCCATCGCCAATGGCCGGAGCTGATTCTTCCGGAGGTTGGATTTGATCTTGTCCTTGCCGCTTACTTGCTGGACCCTGGACACCGGGAAGACTCCTTGGCCGTGATTGCCTCACGTCATTTTTTGAATGTTGACGGGGAACGCCGTGAACTGGTCAGCAGTCTTTATCCTCTCCTTTATGAAGAAATTTCCCGTTTCCATTTATTGCCTGTACTTTTAAAGATCGAAGTGCCCCTTTCTGGAGTCCTGTCCAGAATGGAACGTTTTGGAGTATCGATTGACAAGAAACAGCTGGAAGCACTGAGACATCTTCTGTCCGGACGTCTTTCTGCCCTTGAAAAAGAAGTTCACGAATTGGCAGGAGAATCTTTTCTGATACTATCCCCGAAACAGGTGGCCCGGATCCTTTTTGAAAAACTGGCACTCCCGACTGCACGGAAAGGGAAGACAGGATATTCGACAGATGAAGAGACACTGGAATCCCTTCGAGAAAAACATCCCTTACCAGGGATGATTCTGGAATACCGTCAGCTTTCAAAGCTTCTTTCAACCTATGTTGAGGGAATTTCATCCAAAATGGATGAGAATGGTCGCTTGCATGGACAGTTTCATCAGACTGTAACTGCTACGGGAAGACTTTCTTCTTCCGATCCCAATCTCCAGAATATCCCGATCCGTTCGGAATTGGGACTGGAAATCCGGAAATGTTTTGTTGCGCCGCCCGGGTCACTTCTTCTATCAGCGGACTATTCCCAAATTGAGCTGAGACTTCTGGCCCATATGTCCGGGGACGCCTCTCTTGTCGAAGCGTTTACACAAGGAGAGGATATTCATTCCAATACGGCAAGGAGGCTGTTTGGAGAGCCTGTGACACCTGATTCAAGACGACGCGCCAAGACGGTCAACTTTGGAATTCTCTACGGGATGTCTTCTTACAGTTTGTCCCAGAGTCTTGGTGTGACAGCATCAGAGTCAAAAGAGGTGATTGACCGTTACTTTGCCACGTATCCGGGGATTGAGCCCTTTTTTTCATCCATACTCGATGAGGCCAGAAAAACCGGGATGGTTCGTACCATCTCAGGCAGAATCCGGCGCATTCCGGAGGTCCATTCCAGTGATCGAAGGTTGAGGGAATATGGGGAACGAATGGCAGTGAACACGGTTCTTCAGGGGTCAGCTGCAGATCTGATCAAGAAGTCCATGGTGGAGCTATCCGGTCGTCTTGACGCCATTCCGGACAAGGGTGCGAATCTCCTTATCCAGGTGCATGACGAGCTTCTCCTTGAGGTACCTTCTTCAAGGGTGGAGGAGATGTCTGTATTGTTGAAAGATGTTATGGAAAAGGCTTTTGACTTGAAAGTTCCGCTGGTCGTTTCGACTGGTTGGGGAAAAAACTGGGTGGATGCCCATCCGGCATGA
- the galU gene encoding UTP--glucose-1-phosphate uridylyltransferase GalU, with product MKVDIRKALFPLAGHGTRFLPMTKASPKEMLPLVDKPVVQYVVEEVVAAGVSEVIMITGRGKRAIEDHFDISYELEDMLRKKGKFELLEEVRKISFLADFSYTRQKESKGLGHAVFCGRQLIGDEPFAVVLGDEVIDSDEPALSQLVRAYKRYQGPVLGVQRVPKSDVSSYGIAAGRLIEPGLFEVTSLVEKPKPEDAPSDYAVIGRYILTPDIFDILENQEPGVGGEIQLTDALRTLSSHRAIYAIEVSGNRYDTGDKMGFLKASVQFGLKNPDLGPQFREYLDQLLGSYKT from the coding sequence ATGAAAGTTGACATTCGAAAAGCTCTTTTTCCGCTTGCTGGCCACGGAACCCGATTCTTGCCCATGACAAAAGCTTCGCCAAAAGAGATGCTTCCATTGGTGGACAAGCCCGTTGTCCAATATGTAGTGGAGGAAGTTGTCGCGGCGGGTGTGAGCGAGGTCATCATGATCACTGGTCGGGGAAAAAGAGCGATCGAGGATCACTTTGACATCTCCTATGAGCTTGAGGACATGCTCAGAAAGAAGGGGAAGTTTGAGCTGCTCGAAGAAGTCCGTAAGATCTCCTTTCTGGCCGACTTTTCTTATACCAGGCAGAAAGAATCCAAGGGCTTGGGGCATGCTGTCTTTTGTGGCCGACAACTGATTGGAGATGAGCCTTTCGCTGTAGTTCTGGGCGATGAGGTCATTGACTCGGATGAGCCGGCCCTTTCTCAACTGGTCCGGGCATACAAGCGATATCAGGGCCCTGTTCTGGGCGTTCAGAGGGTTCCCAAAAGTGATGTCAGTTCTTACGGAATTGCTGCTGGGCGATTGATTGAACCAGGACTTTTTGAGGTAACTTCCCTTGTGGAAAAACCAAAACCTGAGGATGCTCCCTCTGATTACGCTGTTATTGGGCGTTACATTTTGACCCCGGATATTTTTGATATCCTCGAGAATCAGGAACCAGGGGTGGGTGGTGAAATTCAGCTGACAGATGCACTTCGGACCCTTTCAAGTCATCGTGCGATCTACGCAATTGAGGTTTCGGGAAATCGGTATGATACTGGAGACAAAATGGGGTTTTTGAAAGCTTCTGTCCAGTTTGGTCTGAAAAATCCTGATTTGGGACCTCAATTTCGGGAATATCTGGACCAATTGCTCGGCTCATATAAAACCTGA
- a CDS encoding tetratricopeptide repeat protein, translating into MELRGTTDQHALLEGLNMPMLEMAVMTALVAVLVALLGTVLILRRYKGTSEEEKVRKVARFGWVGLIVYLVIFLIYYEQKATPKTIPYPFAKGDAAIAKGDFKTAIQAYEDVVKKYPTMAQAHFKLGMVYRMVKAIPKAKAELQIAIQEDPDRAEPYFALGSILWSQGTSIDALPYFQKGLSLDPSNPQKNFFIKIINRAKLEQKGLLKPGSSARPRLSPPAPDTSSSAPAPSPKGVVSP; encoded by the coding sequence ATGGAGTTAAGAGGTACGACAGATCAGCATGCCCTTCTTGAGGGTTTGAATATGCCGATGCTGGAAATGGCTGTAATGACGGCATTGGTAGCGGTTCTTGTGGCCCTTTTGGGCACAGTCTTGATCCTCAGGCGCTACAAGGGGACATCGGAGGAAGAGAAAGTCCGGAAAGTGGCGCGCTTTGGATGGGTGGGGCTTATTGTCTATCTGGTAATCTTTTTGATTTATTATGAACAAAAAGCAACTCCAAAGACCATTCCCTATCCATTTGCGAAGGGGGATGCGGCTATTGCAAAGGGTGACTTCAAGACCGCGATTCAGGCGTATGAAGATGTGGTCAAGAAATATCCGACCATGGCCCAGGCCCATTTCAAGCTTGGGATGGTGTACAGGATGGTCAAAGCCATTCCCAAGGCGAAAGCAGAGCTTCAGATTGCAATTCAGGAAGATCCTGACAGGGCAGAGCCCTATTTTGCCCTTGGATCCATTTTATGGAGTCAGGGTACCTCAATAGACGCTCTTCCTTATTTCCAGAAGGGGTTGAGTCTTGATCCTTCCAATCCCCAAAAGAATTTTTTTATAAAAATCATTAACAGGGCCAAATTGGAACAAAAAGGTCTCCTGAAACCCGGATCCTCCGCTCGGCCAAGACTTTCTCCTCCTGCTCCGGACACTTCTTCCTCTGCACCGGCCCCGTCTCCAAAGGGGGTGGTGAGCCCATGA